Proteins encoded in a region of the Zea mays cultivar B73 chromosome 4, Zm-B73-REFERENCE-NAM-5.0, whole genome shotgun sequence genome:
- the LOC103654530 gene encoding neurogenic locus notch homolog protein 3, which translates to MEGASRPPLLALACLWLCALLPHGASAAGECGNVSCGMGTCSESSDYAFGFACECKPGWSRYHLAGLQFPFLPCVIPNCTIHSSCQDGSSSSPAPAPSSSPPAGLPPLTVFDPCLMQYCGDGGACEKASDFAHRCSCRDGYSNLLNDTSYPCYRQCSLGPDCKGLGIDVINGSTPSSSPPAPFSFTVKKSGAGAAAAPAGTLLALLAFFGLQAIW; encoded by the exons ATGGAGGGTGCCAGCCGGCCGCCGCTCCTCGCGCTGGCGTGTCTCTGGCTCTGCGCCTTGCTGCCCCATGGAGCCAGCGCAG CCGGCGAGTGCGGGAACGTGAGCTGCGGCATGGGGACGTGCAGCGAGTCCAGCGACTACGCCTTCGGCTTCGCGTGCGAGTGCAAGCCCGGGTGGAGCCGCTACCACCTCGCCGGCCTGCAGTTCCCCTTCCTCCCCTGCGTCATCCCCAACT GCACCATCCACTCCTCGTGCCAGGACGGATCGTCGTCGTCCCCGGCGCCGGCCCCGTCGTCGTCGCCTCCAGCGGGGCTGCCCCCGCTAACCGTCTTCGATC CGTGCCTGATGCAGTACTGCGGCGACGGCGGCGCCTGCGAGAAGGCGTCGGACTTCGCCCACCGCTGCAGCTGCCGCGACGGCTACTCCAACCTCCTCAACGACACCTCCTACCCGTGCTACCGACAGT GTTCGCTGGGCCCGGACTGCAAGGGTCTGGGGATCGACGTGATCAACGGGTCCACGCCGAGCTCGTCGCCGCCTGCACCCTTCTCCTTCACCGTCAAGAAGTCCGGCGCCGGAGCTGCCGCCGCGCCGGCTGGCACGCTCCTCGCGCTGCTCGCATTCTTCGGGCTCCAGGCGATATGGTGA
- the LOC107403147 gene encoding Protein LIFEGUARD 4: protein METRPAPCDLEAAVPAGSGAATAAAAQQEAPAAKKVAEEEDPRLRWAFVRKVYAILSLQFALTAAVAATACLVRPIPRFFASGPPAAVWSTYIAILLSPLIVMFPMLKYREKHPRNLVLLAVFTLCCSLSIAVSASTTLGTVVLQATILTAAAVLGLTLFTFWGVKRGYDFTFTFPFLFACLVVLLVYIIIQVCFPLGRVAMTIYGVLATVVFSGFIVYDTNKLLKRHAYNQYVVAAISLYLDVINLFMAQMAISFQ, encoded by the exons ATGGAGACGCGCCCGGCGCCTTGCGACCTCGAGGCGGCCGTGCCCGCGGGCTCCGGGGCtgcaacggcggcggcggcgcagcaGGAGGCACCCGCGGCGAagaaagtggcggaggaggaggatCCGCGCCTGCGCTGGGCCTTCGTGCGGAAGGTGTACGCCATTCTCTCCCTCCAGTTCGCGCTCACCGCGGCCGTCGCGGCCACCGCGTGCCTCGTCCGCCCGATCCCGCGCTTCTTCGCCTCCGGCCCCCCCGCCGCCGTCTGGTCCACGTACATCGCGATCCTCCTGTCCCCGCTCATCG TCATGTTCCCCATGCTCAAGTACAGGGAGAAGCACCCCAGGAACCTCGTCCTGCTCGCCGTATTCACTCTCTGCTGCAGTCTCAGCATCGCcgtctccgcctccaccaccctcG GCACAGTGGTCCTGCAAGCTACCATCCTCACAGCTGCTGCTGTCCTGGGGCTCACCCTCTTCACCTTCTGGGGCGTCAAGAGGGGCTACGACTTCACCTTCACGTTCCCCTTCCTGTTCGCCTGCCTCGTCGTGCTGCTGGTGTACATCATCATCCAG GTCTGCTTCCCGCTGGGAAGGGTAGCCATGACCATCTACGGCGTCCTGGCCACCGTGGTGTTCTCGGGCTTCATCGTCTATGACACCAACAAGCTGCTGAAGCGCCACGCCTACAACCAGTACGTGGTGGCAGCCATCTCCCTCTACCTGGACGTCATCAACCTCTTCATGGCCCAGATGGCCATCTCCTTCCAGTGA
- the LOC109945923 gene encoding uncharacterized protein, producing MADPTNTPFDGDPPQHRKTGIAAAAKNIAMPNVDDDDDFEPPKKKCNISMDAPNKTQKLDPRDMTLRIGPDKELKITKQTVHQILGLPNLGGGKLLNIDEANAAATLRASLNISKDEFVISKLQDRLRLGQDDDLSIRCFFLILFNRLLFPTASWSISFNEVLLTEEMERFPQIDWCHLIFSDLCEAAQRWHNRSINNVSATIYGCSIIVLLYYLDHLHHAAAPNNKNGTPRIKYFNKNIIRALSMADKRKPRQGGEPFGVCPVS from the exons ATGGCAGACCCTACAAATACGCCCTTTGATGGTGATCCTCCGCAGCATAGAAAGACGGGTATTGCAGCTGCTGCTAAAAACATTGCTATGCCTAAtgtggatgatgatgatgactttgAGCCACccaaaaagaagtgcaatatctcAATGGATGCCCCAAATAAGACGCAG AAGCTAGACCCCAGGGACATGACTCTTCGTATTGGTCCAGACAAAGAACTCAAAATCACCAAGCAGACTGTCCATCAGATATTGGGTCTTCCAAATTTGGGTGGTGGAAAGCTCCTTAATATTGATGAAGCGAACGCTGCGGCAACACTTCGGGCCTCATTGAATATTAGCAAGGATGAGTTTGTTATTTCAAAGCTCCAAGACagattgaggctaggccaggatgaTGATCTTTCTATCAGATGTTTTTTTCTCATTCTCTTCAACCGGCTGCTATTCCCAACAGCTAGCTGGTCTATTTCTTTCAATGAGGTTCTACTTACAGAAGAAATGGAGCGATTCCCTCAAATTGAttggtgccatctaatttttagTGACTTATGTGAGGCTGCCCAGAGATGGCACAACAGGAGCATTAACAATGTGTCGGCGACGATATATGGCTGTTCCATCATTGTTCTT ctgtattatttggatcatttGCATCATGCTGCTGCTCCAAACAACAAAAATGGCACTCCACGCATAAAGTATTTTAATAAGAATATTATAAGGGCGTTGTCAATGGCCGATAAGCGGAAGCCTCGCCAGGGTGGTGAACCATTTGGTGTTTGCCCT GTTTCCTAG
- the LOC103655872 gene encoding uncharacterized protein, which translates to MRPETFDEDPNQHDRLPNIIIQLPLMQDLMANKIQMLPVHHRQKFQATLIDYDLEVGKIFASIKQCLNTIGTKQSNLAATFGELIDEVLRADESVTPNTQGQTVVGGTVDNDSGPVFDKTPIGSVSAPGLFLSELECARALRAYLCSRFIELDRNIIDFGEHRANCCDIQQSFADGACLDNVFMQCFIECARDDWSKHIPPLNAHQLILDVNVGV; encoded by the exons ATGAGGCCAGAAACTTTTGATGAAGACCCAAATCAACATGATCGACTTCCCAATATAATCATCCAACTCCCTCTTATGCAAGACTTGATGGCAAATAAGATTCAGATGCTTCCTGTACATCATCGCCAGAAGTTCCAAGCTACGTTGATTGATTATGACTTAGAGGTTGGCAAAATATTTGCCTCTATCAAGCAATGTTTGAATACTATTGGTACAAAGCAGTCCAATCTAGCTGCTACATTTGGAGAATTGATTGATGAGGTTCTTCGGGCCGATGAATCTGTTACACCAAATACT CAAGGTCAGACAGTGGTAGGTGGCACAGTTGACAATGATTCTGGACCAGTATTTGACAAGACTCCTATTGGGAGTGTTTCTGCACCAGGCCTCTTCTTATCTGAATTAGAATGTGCTCGCGCTCTTCGGGCATACTTGTGTTCTAGGTTCATTGAATTGGACAG AAATATAATTGACTTTGGTGAACATCGCGCCAATTGTTGTGACATACAACAATCTTTTGCTGATGGTGCATGTCTCGACAacgtgtttatgcaatgtttcattGAGTGTGCCCGCGATGACTGGTCTAAACATATTCCTCCACTCAATGCTCACCAGCTCATTCTAGATGTTAATGTTGGGGTATGA